A section of the Hirschia baltica ATCC 49814 genome encodes:
- a CDS encoding Lrp/AsnC family transcriptional regulator, whose amino-acid sequence MSITEKDDQLINVLRENARMSVTDIASTLGVSRSTAQKRLEKIEEAGVISSYTVVLSEAYQKARVRAHISVTLDAKKTHSVIAKIKDNTSVEEIHSVSGDYDLIVIVSSTTVEMLDKAIDGLIEIDGVERTSTAVILSTKLKR is encoded by the coding sequence ATGTCAATTACTGAAAAAGACGACCAGCTTATAAATGTCTTGCGAGAAAATGCACGAATGAGTGTTACAGATATAGCCTCCACCCTAGGTGTATCGAGATCTACTGCACAGAAACGATTAGAAAAAATTGAAGAAGCAGGCGTAATATCTTCTTATACAGTCGTGCTATCTGAAGCCTACCAAAAAGCACGTGTTCGCGCGCATATATCCGTCACGCTTGACGCTAAGAAGACTCACAGCGTCATTGCAAAGATCAAAGACAATACGTCTGTTGAAGAAATTCATTCAGTAAGTGGAGATTATGATCTCATCGTTATTGTGTCATCTACAACCGTCGAAATGCTCGACAAAGCCATTGACGGCCTTATCGAGATTGATGGAGTCGAACGCACAAGTACAGCTGTCATCCTATCTACTAAGCTAAAACGCTAA
- a CDS encoding aspartate aminotransferase family protein → MQRRSHIFPTYAPPAIQFERGEGVRLWDTERREYLDFISGISVNTLGHAHPDLIKSLENQAQKLWHLSNMFDVPGQSELADRYCELSFADRIFFANSGAEAVECALKAARRYHFEKGEPDRIEIIGFDGAFHGRTYATINAAGNPNYLKGFGPALPGYTKLPFGDMNAFQNALSDKTAAVIIEPVQGEGGLRPVPLADLTLMRKLCTEAGALLIYDEVQCGAGRTGKLFAHEWAQDATPDLMATAKGVGGGFPLGMTFSTEEVAQYMVPGTHGTTYGGNALAVAVGHAVLDHISKPNFLRHVETVSEQIRDGFEAIKSEVSDSIVDVRGKGLLIGAKLAVSNIAVRDATRDLGLLIGVAGDNVVRLAPALNVSSVDVEEAINRLRKALISVKSQESEKELV, encoded by the coding sequence ATGCAACGTCGTAGTCACATATTTCCAACTTATGCACCGCCAGCAATTCAATTTGAACGTGGGGAGGGTGTCCGTCTCTGGGATACAGAAAGACGGGAGTATTTAGACTTTATTTCAGGTATTTCGGTCAACACTTTGGGACATGCACACCCCGATTTGATAAAATCGCTCGAAAATCAGGCACAAAAACTATGGCATTTGTCTAATATGTTCGATGTGCCTGGTCAATCTGAGCTTGCTGACCGTTATTGTGAACTTAGTTTTGCCGACCGAATCTTCTTTGCGAACTCAGGTGCAGAGGCTGTTGAATGCGCGTTGAAGGCGGCAAGACGCTATCATTTTGAAAAAGGTGAGCCGGATCGAATCGAAATTATCGGTTTTGATGGCGCGTTTCATGGACGCACATATGCGACGATAAACGCTGCTGGTAATCCAAATTATCTAAAAGGCTTTGGTCCTGCTTTGCCGGGATATACCAAATTGCCATTTGGAGACATGAATGCATTTCAAAATGCCTTAAGTGACAAAACAGCTGCTGTTATAATTGAACCTGTTCAAGGTGAGGGGGGCTTGCGTCCCGTTCCACTTGCTGACCTCACATTGATGCGAAAACTTTGTACGGAAGCTGGAGCATTATTAATCTATGATGAAGTGCAATGCGGCGCAGGGCGTACAGGTAAACTATTTGCCCATGAATGGGCCCAAGATGCGACACCAGATTTGATGGCTACCGCGAAAGGCGTAGGGGGAGGTTTTCCTCTAGGGATGACTTTCTCAACCGAAGAAGTGGCGCAATATATGGTGCCCGGTACACATGGCACAACATATGGCGGCAATGCTTTAGCCGTTGCTGTCGGCCATGCCGTTCTTGATCATATTTCCAAACCCAATTTTCTTCGCCATGTTGAAACTGTTTCCGAACAGATCCGTGATGGCTTTGAAGCTATTAAATCTGAGGTTTCAGATTCAATTGTAGACGTGCGCGGTAAGGGGCTTCTTATAGGAGCAAAACTTGCAGTTTCCAACATTGCTGTGCGCGATGCTACGCGTGATTTGGGGCTTTTAATCGGGGTTGCAGGTGACAATGTTGTGCGTCTCGCTCCCGCTCTGAATGTATCATCAGTAGATGTCGAAGAAGCGATCAACCGTTTGAGAAAAGCGCTGATATCCGTGAAATCACAGGAATCTGAGAAAGAGTTGGTTTAA